A window of Onychostoma macrolepis isolate SWU-2019 chromosome 01, ASM1243209v1, whole genome shotgun sequence contains these coding sequences:
- the LOC131542189 gene encoding sialoadhesin-like isoform X3: MGQATKIDFKKRKEKMRTAEKLFQLAFAVNSAGIYWLKLQHGVYGQYGWGVSYSPSYICALEGSTVTIYCTYTYPPGYKIMKVLWTKTLVIDHVEPPDLSEDPEYSQRLQYLGDKQQSCTIRLSHVTQKDEHMYYFRFITDKPDGKWTGYPGVTLTVTDLQVESPERVTEGDSVRLTCKSSCALTDGATFIWYRNSQPLTERRDRNNQLLLQSVRREDAGRYSCALHGHTYISPAVQLNVRYPPVNPVIFISPSGEIVERDSVTLSCSSDSNPPAEISWFKGETFVGSGKIYSISKISSDHSGEYKCKSRYEDIDKYSDAVTLNVMYPPRNVSVSINGSGEIVEGDSVTLICSSDSNPPADISWFKENQSSAVESGQSFSALQSGRFYCEAHNQHGSQRSDAVTFTVHHGLGWPVWLGITVACVGLFIIIINIVFIIRRKRRGAKVEDAAPKQDDLYNNVAERDVPVSESAACDDAPYASISSSKPRRDRDRDAEEIQYATVQHHKTKLMKRAEENENQYGNIRIHRPCAAMRRSDVETVEEVSVIYSHVK, translated from the exons GAGTTTATGGACAGTATGGTTGGGGTGTGAGTTACAGTCCTTCATATATCTGTGCACTAGAGGGATCAACAGTGACAATCTACTGCACTTATACATACCCTCCTGGATATAAGATCATGAAAGTGCTCTGGACCAAAACACTTGTTATAGATCATGTAGAGCCTCCAGATCTGTCTGAGGACCCTGAATACAGTCAGAGGCTTCAGTATCTGGGAGATAAACAGCAGAGCTGCACCATCAGACTgagtcatgtgacacagaaaGATGAACACATGTACTATTTCAGATTCATCACTGATAAACCTGATGGAAAATGGACTGGTTATCCAGGAGTGACTCTTACTGTCACAG aTCTTCAGGTGGAGTCTCCTGAGAGAGTGACAGAGGGAGATTCAGTCCGTCTGACATGTAAAAGCAGCTGCGCTCTGACTGACGGAGCAACATTCATCTGGTACAGAAACTCACAGCCATTAACTGAGAGAAGAGACAGAAACAATCAACTCCTGCTGCAGTCAGTCAGAAGAGAGGATGCAGGCAGATATAGCTGTGCTCTACATGGACACACTTACATCTCTCCTGCTGTTCAGCTCAATGTCAGAT ATCCTCCAGTGAATCCTGTGATCTTCATCAGTCCATCTGGTGAAATAGTGGAGAGAGATTCAGTGACTCTGAGCTGCAGCAGTGATTCAAACCCACCTGCAGAAATCAGCTGGTTTAAAGGAGAAACGTTTGTAGGATCTGGAAAAATCTACAGCATCTCAAAGATCAGCTCTGATCACAGTGGAGAATACAAGTGCAAGTCCAGATATGAAGATATAGATAAATACTCTGATGCTGTGACTTTAAACGTCATGT atCCACCCAGGAATGTCTCAGTGTCTATAAATGGATCTGGTGAAATagtggagggagattcagtgacTCTGATCTGCAGCAGTGATTCAAACCCACCTGCAGATATCAGCTGGTTTAAGGAGAATCAAAGCTCAGCTGTTGAATCTGGACAGAGTTTCAGTGCACTACAGAGTGGACGCTTCTACTGTGAGGCTCACAATCAACATGGATCTCAGAGATCAGACGCTGTTACTTTCACAG TGCATCATGGTCTGGGTTGGCCTGTCTGGCTGGGAATCACAGTGGCATGTGTAGGATTATTCatcattatcatcaatattgtgTTCATAAT CAGGAGAAAACGAAGAGGTGCAAAAGTTGAAGATGCCGCACCAAAACAG gATGATCTGTACAATAATGTAGCCGAGAGGGACGTTCCCGTGTCTGAATCAGCTGCTTGTGATGATGCTCCGTATGCCAGCATTTCATCCAGCAAACCCAGAAGGGACAGAGACAGAGATGCTGAGGAGATCCAGTATGCGACAGTCCAACATCACAAAACCAAACTGATGAAGAGAGCAGAGGAGAACGAAAACCAGTATGGAAATATCAGGATTCACCGGCCTTGTGCTGCCATGag gcGATCAGATGTGGAGACTGTGGAAGAGGTCTCTGTGATCTACAGCCACGTCAAATGA
- the LOC131542189 gene encoding sialoadhesin-like isoform X4: MVPPLPLVFLLLIPGVYGQYGWGVSYSPSYICALEGSTVTIYCTYTYPPGYKIMKVLWTKTLVIDHVEPPDLSEDPEYSQRLQYLGDKQQSCTIRLSHVTQKDEHMYYFRFITDKPDGKWTGYPGVTLTVTDLQVESPERVTEGDSVRLTCKSSCALTDGATFIWYRNSQPLTERRDRNNQLLLQSVRREDAGRYSCALHGHTYISPAVQLNVRYPPVNPVIFISPSGEIVERDSVTLSCSSDSNPPAEISWFKGETFVGSGKIYSISKISSDHSGEYKCKSRYEDIDKYSDAVTLNVMYPPRNVSVSINGSGEIVEGDSVTLICSSDSNPPADISWFKENQSSAVESGQSFSALQSGRFYCEAHNQHGSQRSDAVTFTVHHGLGWPVWLGITVACVGLFIIIINIVFIIRRKRRGAKVEDAAPKQDDLYNNVAERDVPVSESAACDDAPYASISSSKPRRDRDRDAEEIQYATVQHHKTKLMKRAEENENQYGNIRIHRPCAAMRRSDVETVEEVSVIYSHVK; encoded by the exons GAGTTTATGGACAGTATGGTTGGGGTGTGAGTTACAGTCCTTCATATATCTGTGCACTAGAGGGATCAACAGTGACAATCTACTGCACTTATACATACCCTCCTGGATATAAGATCATGAAAGTGCTCTGGACCAAAACACTTGTTATAGATCATGTAGAGCCTCCAGATCTGTCTGAGGACCCTGAATACAGTCAGAGGCTTCAGTATCTGGGAGATAAACAGCAGAGCTGCACCATCAGACTgagtcatgtgacacagaaaGATGAACACATGTACTATTTCAGATTCATCACTGATAAACCTGATGGAAAATGGACTGGTTATCCAGGAGTGACTCTTACTGTCACAG aTCTTCAGGTGGAGTCTCCTGAGAGAGTGACAGAGGGAGATTCAGTCCGTCTGACATGTAAAAGCAGCTGCGCTCTGACTGACGGAGCAACATTCATCTGGTACAGAAACTCACAGCCATTAACTGAGAGAAGAGACAGAAACAATCAACTCCTGCTGCAGTCAGTCAGAAGAGAGGATGCAGGCAGATATAGCTGTGCTCTACATGGACACACTTACATCTCTCCTGCTGTTCAGCTCAATGTCAGAT ATCCTCCAGTGAATCCTGTGATCTTCATCAGTCCATCTGGTGAAATAGTGGAGAGAGATTCAGTGACTCTGAGCTGCAGCAGTGATTCAAACCCACCTGCAGAAATCAGCTGGTTTAAAGGAGAAACGTTTGTAGGATCTGGAAAAATCTACAGCATCTCAAAGATCAGCTCTGATCACAGTGGAGAATACAAGTGCAAGTCCAGATATGAAGATATAGATAAATACTCTGATGCTGTGACTTTAAACGTCATGT atCCACCCAGGAATGTCTCAGTGTCTATAAATGGATCTGGTGAAATagtggagggagattcagtgacTCTGATCTGCAGCAGTGATTCAAACCCACCTGCAGATATCAGCTGGTTTAAGGAGAATCAAAGCTCAGCTGTTGAATCTGGACAGAGTTTCAGTGCACTACAGAGTGGACGCTTCTACTGTGAGGCTCACAATCAACATGGATCTCAGAGATCAGACGCTGTTACTTTCACAG TGCATCATGGTCTGGGTTGGCCTGTCTGGCTGGGAATCACAGTGGCATGTGTAGGATTATTCatcattatcatcaatattgtgTTCATAAT CAGGAGAAAACGAAGAGGTGCAAAAGTTGAAGATGCCGCACCAAAACAG gATGATCTGTACAATAATGTAGCCGAGAGGGACGTTCCCGTGTCTGAATCAGCTGCTTGTGATGATGCTCCGTATGCCAGCATTTCATCCAGCAAACCCAGAAGGGACAGAGACAGAGATGCTGAGGAGATCCAGTATGCGACAGTCCAACATCACAAAACCAAACTGATGAAGAGAGCAGAGGAGAACGAAAACCAGTATGGAAATATCAGGATTCACCGGCCTTGTGCTGCCATGag gcGATCAGATGTGGAGACTGTGGAAGAGGTCTCTGTGATCTACAGCCACGTCAAATGA